Proteins found in one Pontibacter sp. SGAir0037 genomic segment:
- the gldB gene encoding gliding motility lipoprotein GldB, whose protein sequence is MYYRLFLFAVLALAIGCKNKGCDLPSEIAKVPVEVEIERLERPFYQVQTKADMLRFIEQNPLFAQKFLQRDLYPSDSDLVNALQGLATNEELKKLAGEVEQKFGDMNTEQQQLVTAFKVMKYHYPEFQEPQVKTFVSGFNQDFFISDSLLVLGLDFFAGKDASYRPDTYEYILKRYEREYMVPAAILLMSNRFNRAEPTNRNLLSEMVTAGKAYYFVQTVMPCTPDSLIIGYTSREIADMQYNEGKVWAHFIEKSLLYDRNPFTLNKYIGERPNTPEIDARAPGRIGTWVGWQIVRAYMERHPEVTLPQLMAQTDFQKIFNDSKYKPERR, encoded by the coding sequence ATGTATTATAGATTATTCCTATTTGCAGTACTTGCCTTGGCCATTGGCTGTAAGAACAAGGGCTGTGACCTTCCATCTGAAATTGCTAAAGTACCGGTAGAGGTTGAAATTGAGCGTTTGGAGAGGCCTTTTTACCAGGTGCAAACAAAGGCAGATATGCTGCGCTTTATTGAGCAGAATCCACTGTTTGCCCAAAAGTTTCTGCAGCGCGACCTTTACCCATCTGATTCTGACTTGGTAAATGCCTTGCAAGGCCTGGCAACAAACGAGGAGTTGAAAAAGCTGGCAGGCGAGGTAGAACAGAAGTTCGGGGATATGAACACCGAGCAGCAGCAGTTGGTAACGGCTTTTAAAGTGATGAAGTACCATTACCCGGAGTTTCAGGAACCTCAGGTAAAAACGTTTGTATCCGGGTTTAACCAGGACTTCTTTATTTCGGATAGCCTGCTGGTTCTGGGCCTGGATTTCTTTGCAGGAAAAGATGCCAGTTACCGGCCCGATACATATGAATACATTCTGAAGCGTTATGAGCGGGAGTATATGGTGCCTGCTGCTATACTGCTGATGTCGAACCGATTCAACAGGGCTGAGCCAACAAACCGAAATCTTTTATCTGAGATGGTGACAGCAGGTAAAGCCTATTATTTTGTGCAGACGGTAATGCCTTGCACGCCCGATTCTTTAATTATTGGTTATACAAGCCGCGAAATTGCTGATATGCAATATAACGAAGGGAAGGTATGGGCGCACTTTATCGAAAAGAGCCTGCTTTACGACAGGAATCCGTTTACTCTGAATAAATATATAGGAGAACGCCCTAATACACCTGAAATAGACGCCAGAGCGCCTGGCCGCATTGGTACCTGGGTAGGATGGCAGATTGTACGTGCTTACATGGAGCGGCATCCTGAGGTAACATTGCCCCAGTTAATGGCCCAGACTGACTTTCAGAAGATCTTCAATGATTCGAAGTATAAACCGGAGAGGCGCTAA
- a CDS encoding glycosyltransferase family 4 protein has translation MHIAVFNQHHHSPDCPATCRHYTFLEYLAQRHSISLVTSSAWKQVRITDKHSWVPAGVQLYEQYVPYQNQMGVAQRLFSYGGFAAYSMAKGLRMPEPNVIWAVSTPLSTPWVAAKVARLRGLPWVFEVQDLWPAFPIQMGAVKSKWMQQRLYKLEKELYQSASHIITLSPDMTDYIAGLGIPAAKITTNYNGTDLELSAAIGEAEIYGLREQYQLQGKQVVLYAGTYGRANDIPTLMQAVEYLKSEPAVQFVFAGNGYYEPQLQALAKQCQNLLLLPPQPREKIFKLFKLADVSLVTFNDLPVLATNSPAKFYDSLACGTPVIVTNPGWTKSFVEKYNVGWYTPPEQAQLLAQTIKAALAAPGSLKEKGANGIAVAKTLFDRQILAKQVEQVLEQVV, from the coding sequence ATGCATATTGCCGTATTTAATCAACACCACCATAGCCCGGACTGCCCTGCCACCTGCAGGCACTATACCTTTCTGGAGTACCTGGCGCAGCGGCATAGCATCAGCTTAGTTACCAGCAGCGCCTGGAAACAGGTTAGAATTACAGATAAACATAGCTGGGTACCGGCAGGTGTACAATTGTATGAACAATATGTACCCTACCAGAACCAGATGGGGGTGGCACAGCGACTTTTCTCCTATGGCGGCTTTGCTGCCTACAGTATGGCAAAAGGACTGAGAATGCCTGAACCGAATGTGATTTGGGCCGTTTCTACGCCTCTCTCCACTCCCTGGGTTGCGGCTAAAGTAGCCAGACTACGCGGGTTGCCCTGGGTGTTTGAGGTGCAGGACCTGTGGCCTGCTTTTCCGATACAGATGGGGGCCGTTAAAAGCAAATGGATGCAGCAGCGGCTTTATAAGCTGGAAAAAGAACTGTACCAGAGTGCCAGCCACATTATTACCCTCTCGCCTGACATGACGGACTACATAGCCGGTTTAGGTATACCTGCCGCCAAAATCACTACGAACTATAATGGTACTGATCTGGAGCTATCCGCAGCAATAGGAGAAGCAGAAATATACGGACTGCGGGAGCAATATCAGCTGCAAGGAAAGCAGGTGGTACTGTATGCCGGTACTTATGGCAGAGCAAATGATATACCTACACTGATGCAGGCAGTAGAGTACCTGAAGTCGGAGCCAGCCGTTCAGTTCGTATTTGCAGGCAATGGATATTATGAGCCACAACTACAGGCCCTGGCAAAGCAGTGCCAGAATCTGCTGCTTTTGCCCCCACAGCCACGCGAGAAAATATTTAAGCTGTTTAAACTGGCAGATGTGTCTTTGGTTACTTTCAATGATTTACCTGTTCTGGCTACAAATTCCCCAGCCAAATTTTACGATAGCCTCGCCTGCGGCACACCTGTTATTGTTACTAATCCCGGCTGGACGAAGAGCTTTGTTGAGAAGTATAACGTTGGGTGGTATACACCACCAGAGCAGGCACAGCTTCTGGCGCAGACCATTAAAGCAGCTCTGGCAGCGCCTGGTAGTCTGAAAGAAAAAGGTGCTAATGGTATAGCTGTAGCCAAAACCTTGTTCGATCGGCAAATATTAGCTAAGCAGGTAGAGCAGGTGCTGGAGCAGGTGGTTTAA
- a CDS encoding RNA polymerase sigma factor has protein sequence MNEAAAKQLLDKLYRQQASKLTTSLAAYFKLTSLELAEDIVQDTFEAALQHWGKTTIPQDPLAWLYQVCRNKALNKLSGQSKTTTVGTVSATQSQLPPELFLEHELPESRLRLLFSLCHPKLSPKAQLLLILRYICNLKTEEIGTAMVMGTEAVLKMLQRSRQVLQQEQQPVLVPSLAKSKSYLPQVLTAIYLLYNEGYKSSSGDALLRQELCQEAIKLLHSLLHLPVLATPAAHALMALLLLNTSRFQARTGAQGDIVELEEQDRKLWDRTLIALGFQHLSIARAGTEISRFHLEAAIAATHSRAESVAATDWQTIILLYERLYQLQPSPFTALNKAVAIFYQHGPQACLDHLAKLPQLHWLQQYYLYQALLGKVYMALGQPGKATEHYQQALVLAKNKMEQQYLHKKIAALKPPAPAPALPA, from the coding sequence ATGAATGAGGCGGCAGCAAAGCAGTTACTGGATAAACTGTACAGGCAGCAGGCGAGCAAGCTTACAACCTCACTTGCAGCTTACTTTAAGCTGACCTCTTTAGAACTGGCCGAAGATATAGTACAGGACACTTTTGAGGCGGCGCTACAGCATTGGGGCAAAACGACGATACCTCAGGACCCGCTGGCCTGGCTGTACCAGGTTTGCCGTAATAAAGCCCTGAACAAACTCTCCGGCCAAAGCAAAACAACAACGGTTGGCACCGTGTCTGCCACGCAAAGCCAACTGCCGCCAGAGCTGTTCCTGGAGCACGAATTACCGGAAAGCCGGCTCCGGCTGCTATTCTCGCTGTGCCACCCCAAGCTATCGCCCAAGGCCCAGCTGCTGCTTATTCTCAGGTATATCTGCAACCTGAAAACCGAAGAGATAGGCACCGCCATGGTAATGGGCACAGAAGCAGTTCTGAAAATGCTGCAGCGTAGCCGTCAGGTTTTGCAACAGGAGCAACAGCCGGTGCTGGTGCCGTCGTTAGCCAAAAGTAAATCTTACCTGCCACAGGTTCTTACCGCTATTTACCTTCTCTACAACGAAGGCTATAAATCTTCTTCTGGTGATGCTTTACTAAGGCAGGAGCTTTGCCAGGAGGCTATTAAATTGTTGCACAGCCTCTTGCACCTGCCAGTACTTGCCACTCCCGCAGCCCATGCTTTAATGGCGCTGCTCCTGCTGAATACATCCCGTTTTCAGGCCCGGACCGGGGCACAAGGAGATATAGTTGAGCTGGAGGAACAGGACAGGAAACTTTGGGACAGAACACTAATTGCGCTAGGCTTTCAGCATCTTTCAATAGCAAGAGCAGGTACAGAGATCAGCCGCTTTCACCTGGAGGCCGCTATTGCAGCCACACATAGCCGTGCCGAATCTGTTGCTGCTACCGACTGGCAAACGATTATACTGCTTTATGAGCGGCTTTATCAGCTCCAGCCATCTCCGTTTACAGCACTCAATAAGGCTGTTGCCATTTTTTACCAGCACGGGCCACAGGCTTGCCTCGATCACCTGGCTAAGTTGCCACAGCTGCATTGGCTACAGCAATATTATCTCTACCAGGCACTTTTAGGTAAGGTTTATATGGCCTTGGGCCAGCCTGGCAAAGCAACGGAACATTACCAGCAGGCACTTGTTCTGGCAAAAAATAAAATGGAGCAGCAGTACCTGCACAAGAAAATAGCAGCTCTTAAACCACCTGCTCCAGCACCTGCTCTACCTGCTTAG
- a CDS encoding YciI family protein produces MKQYMIFLKEDLQAAQQLAPEQMEADIQQYMQWVEELTQAGQFVAGDPLESGGYHITQKELLTDGPFIESKEAISGYFIIKAASDEQAIEIARQCPVFKAGGSVELRPVMQY; encoded by the coding sequence ATGAAACAGTACATGATCTTTCTGAAGGAAGACCTTCAGGCGGCACAACAGCTTGCTCCCGAGCAAATGGAAGCAGACATTCAGCAGTATATGCAATGGGTGGAGGAACTGACACAGGCAGGGCAATTTGTTGCAGGCGATCCGCTGGAGTCTGGTGGCTACCACATCACCCAAAAAGAACTTTTAACCGACGGACCATTTATCGAAAGCAAGGAAGCGATTAGCGGCTATTTTATCATTAAGGCGGCATCAGATGAGCAGGCCATAGAGATTGCCCGCCAGTGCCCTGTTTTTAAAGCAGGAGGAAGTGTAGAACTGAGGCCTGTTATGCAATACTGA
- a CDS encoding right-handed parallel beta-helix repeat-containing protein gives MRTAKSLFTALFLAAAFTFSACEKEDDTLPTAPQITSELATLPLKQDETHTFTVSISAAGKIKEVTATATAGTVSLTEITGIGQNTGSAKVNYKAPATVGSSTISVVVTDQQNQQKKIDISVNVSEVPPVVVNAGDVEGTWEANRTYIVRGNLNVPAGKSLTVKEGVTVIVEGDGTQGGSPEITVRGNFFSYGTAEKPVLFTVPEARRTKENMFVGLWGGILGTAQSQEMVFQHTRLEYVGAPAAENSPIVTSGEVDAGDPRYGIYFTNPNGKFVMQYSTIAYSKDDGMRINQGNFLITNNTYIYNGATGGDALNIKSGSIGDAAFNVFYQAATNGIKCSNSDDRTPQTDVNMYNNTAINCGWRQTKAGRGGSINLEKGGRGKVFNTMVVNCRYGIRFPKAPDNPDVANATTGYNFYFGNHADIAAEFYPSTGSISKGLFETEHDIAGAANANNPQFASLNIANFDHNTAKTAANLEMPAANLTFKLQAASPALNKGKTNFSPRLATINAGGKTYTAPQPATYIGAYGN, from the coding sequence ATGAGAACTGCAAAATCGCTTTTCACAGCACTCTTTCTGGCCGCAGCCTTTACTTTTTCGGCTTGCGAGAAAGAAGACGACACGCTGCCTACAGCTCCCCAGATTACATCTGAGCTGGCTACACTGCCACTAAAACAGGACGAAACGCACACTTTTACAGTTAGCATTTCGGCTGCTGGCAAAATTAAAGAGGTAACTGCCACCGCCACTGCAGGTACTGTAAGCCTGACGGAGATAACAGGCATCGGTCAGAACACGGGGAGTGCCAAGGTAAACTATAAAGCACCTGCTACTGTTGGCAGCAGCACCATTTCAGTAGTCGTAACAGATCAGCAAAACCAACAGAAGAAAATTGATATTTCGGTTAATGTAAGCGAAGTGCCTCCTGTTGTGGTAAATGCCGGAGATGTTGAGGGTACATGGGAAGCTAACCGTACTTACATTGTGCGTGGCAACCTGAATGTACCGGCCGGTAAATCGCTCACTGTAAAAGAAGGCGTAACAGTTATTGTAGAAGGAGACGGAACACAGGGTGGTTCACCAGAGATTACGGTGCGGGGCAACTTCTTTAGCTATGGCACCGCCGAAAAGCCTGTTCTCTTTACTGTACCGGAAGCCCGCAGAACAAAAGAAAATATGTTTGTCGGTCTTTGGGGAGGCATTCTGGGTACGGCACAGTCGCAGGAAATGGTGTTTCAGCACACACGCCTGGAGTATGTAGGTGCCCCGGCCGCTGAAAACAGCCCCATTGTAACGTCAGGCGAAGTAGACGCAGGTGACCCACGCTATGGGATTTATTTTACAAATCCGAACGGTAAGTTTGTGATGCAGTATTCTACCATTGCTTACTCTAAAGACGATGGCATGCGCATTAACCAGGGCAACTTCCTGATCACCAACAACACTTACATTTACAATGGTGCTACTGGCGGAGATGCACTTAATATTAAAAGTGGTTCTATAGGCGATGCCGCTTTTAATGTTTTCTACCAGGCAGCTACTAACGGCATTAAATGCTCTAACTCCGACGACCGCACACCGCAAACCGATGTAAACATGTATAACAACACCGCCATCAACTGTGGCTGGAGACAAACAAAGGCAGGTCGTGGCGGCTCTATTAACCTGGAGAAAGGTGGTCGTGGCAAAGTATTCAATACTATGGTTGTTAACTGCCGTTACGGCATCCGCTTTCCCAAAGCTCCCGATAACCCGGATGTGGCAAATGCTACCACAGGCTATAACTTTTATTTTGGAAACCATGCCGATATTGCCGCCGAGTTTTATCCTTCTACTGGCTCTATTTCAAAAGGCCTTTTCGAAACAGAACACGATATAGCAGGAGCAGCTAATGCCAATAACCCACAGTTCGCCAGCCTGAACATTGCTAACTTTGATCACAACACCGCTAAAACAGCCGCAAATCTGGAAATGCCAGCTGCTAACCTGACCTTTAAGTTACAGGCAGCTTCTCCGGCGCTAAACAAAGGGAAGACCAACTTCTCTCCTCGTCTTGCCACTATCAATGCCGGCGGAAAAACCTATACAGCACCGCAGCCTGCTACCTATATCGGAGCTTACGGAAACTAA
- a CDS encoding TonB-dependent receptor, whose protein sequence is MKDSLSPLLYRLPLLWLALFISLPTLAATVKGKVQDTFSEPLVGAQVVVQNSSKFATVGLDGSYQLTDLQVGTYTLSVAYLGHKPLTRIIEINSANQTIILDLQLEQQHKELHEVTITGSAPRGTEVEARQMERLSPNTINVVSAKAIALSPDVSVANVVQRVSGLTIERNSNGDPQYALVRGMDKRYSYTLVNGIKIPSPDNKNRYVPLDIFPAALLDRLEVYKSLTADREGDAIAGGVNMAMKSAPEYLEIKADLQLGYNYINLLEGFDQFNTAVIKEQSPRDIYGAAYQAQAGDFTRKNLETKNIAPLPDMLSTVSVGNRFFSDKLGVMLGSSFQNAYRGTKSIWFDAETERFGTNQPALRELQERHYSTQQIRFANHGRLDYRLNSNHRLNLYTGYYRLVNNEAREIRTTMLDGRNYNPAAGNAILAYSTRTRVTRQNILNSTLQGEHQLLAPLLLDWSVVYSSASSSRPDNARFSCNGELRDFVEQPVNVERRSPRQWERNSDTDLSGFLNLQLKPEHWNGNLVKAGAMYRSKDRDNYFNRYLFDPNPGRQVQGEHWDKFSDISWEVVNPAGSANDELNYKATENILAYYALGQLNILNTDINAGVRVEQTRQGYTLKTPKEFQTPDSTQIYTDILPSLSLKHRLNQAMNIRFSYYKAISRPGFFEVVPYVLEEDGYDEVGNAKLNRVRADNFDLRWEFFPTATDQLLAGVFYKRIQDPIEYAVVRQGVNNEPVIKPDNYGTAYNYGLELDFCKYFNRIGLKGNYTYTHSRITTTKALRTREDLNDPSSQLTVINVEQARPLQGQANHIGNVSLLYKNQERGLDAQLAFVYTGERLETISPFLDNDMYSRPITQVDLSVEKRISKKAEVFVKALNLLNSPYEVYIKKPVYQEEGKTIAYPYQTNMNTRTLIRRDEYYQSVRAGVRLTF, encoded by the coding sequence ATGAAGGACTCGCTAAGCCCCCTGCTTTACAGGCTTCCGCTCTTATGGCTGGCCCTTTTTATAAGTTTGCCCACACTAGCTGCCACTGTTAAAGGCAAAGTGCAGGATACTTTCTCTGAGCCGCTGGTAGGAGCACAGGTAGTGGTGCAAAACAGCTCTAAGTTTGCTACAGTAGGTCTGGACGGCTCTTACCAGCTCACCGACTTGCAGGTTGGCACCTATACCTTATCCGTCGCTTATCTGGGTCACAAGCCCCTGACCAGGATTATAGAAATCAACAGCGCAAATCAGACGATAATACTGGACCTACAACTGGAGCAGCAACACAAGGAGCTCCATGAGGTGACTATTACGGGGAGCGCCCCACGTGGAACAGAGGTAGAAGCCCGACAGATGGAACGGCTCTCGCCCAACACCATCAATGTGGTATCAGCCAAAGCCATTGCCTTGTCGCCTGACGTTTCGGTGGCCAACGTGGTGCAGCGGGTATCTGGCCTTACAATAGAACGTAACAGCAACGGCGACCCACAGTATGCGCTGGTGCGCGGCATGGATAAACGCTACAGCTATACTTTGGTGAACGGCATTAAAATCCCCAGTCCGGATAATAAAAACCGTTATGTGCCGCTCGATATTTTTCCGGCCGCCCTGCTTGATCGCTTAGAAGTATACAAAAGCCTTACAGCCGACAGAGAAGGAGATGCCATAGCCGGGGGTGTGAACATGGCCATGAAAAGTGCCCCTGAGTACCTGGAGATAAAGGCAGATCTGCAGCTCGGCTATAACTATATTAATTTGCTGGAAGGCTTTGATCAGTTTAACACAGCTGTCATCAAAGAACAGTCTCCACGTGATATTTACGGCGCAGCCTACCAGGCTCAGGCAGGCGACTTTACCCGAAAGAACCTGGAAACAAAAAATATTGCTCCTTTGCCTGATATGCTGAGCACTGTTTCAGTAGGTAACCGCTTCTTCTCCGATAAGTTAGGCGTGATGCTGGGCAGCAGCTTTCAGAATGCCTACAGAGGCACTAAAAGCATCTGGTTTGATGCCGAAACAGAGCGGTTTGGCACTAACCAGCCTGCTTTGCGCGAGCTACAGGAGCGCCACTACTCTACACAGCAGATTCGCTTCGCCAACCATGGCCGCCTCGACTACCGCCTCAACAGCAATCACCGCCTAAACCTGTACACAGGTTATTACAGGCTGGTGAACAACGAGGCGCGTGAAATCAGAACCACCATGCTGGATGGCCGCAATTACAATCCAGCAGCAGGCAATGCCATTTTGGCTTACAGCACACGCACCAGGGTTACCCGCCAGAACATTCTAAATTCCACTTTACAAGGTGAACACCAACTGCTGGCACCTCTCCTGCTCGATTGGTCGGTGGTATACTCCAGCGCCAGCAGCTCCCGCCCCGATAATGCCCGCTTTAGCTGCAACGGGGAGCTTAGAGACTTTGTGGAGCAGCCTGTGAATGTAGAACGCCGCAGCCCCAGGCAGTGGGAACGCAACTCTGACACAGATCTCAGCGGCTTCCTGAACCTGCAACTGAAGCCTGAGCACTGGAACGGCAACCTGGTAAAAGCAGGCGCCATGTACCGCAGCAAAGACCGCGACAACTATTTTAACCGCTACTTATTTGATCCGAACCCAGGCAGGCAGGTGCAGGGAGAGCATTGGGATAAGTTCTCAGACATAAGCTGGGAAGTTGTAAACCCCGCAGGCAGCGCCAACGACGAACTGAACTATAAAGCTACCGAAAACATACTGGCTTATTATGCGCTGGGGCAGCTCAACATCCTGAACACGGATATAAACGCCGGCGTGCGGGTAGAGCAAACAAGGCAGGGTTATACGCTAAAAACACCCAAAGAATTCCAGACACCCGACAGCACTCAGATCTATACCGATATTCTCCCTAGCCTCAGCCTGAAGCACCGCCTGAACCAGGCCATGAACATCCGCTTTAGCTACTATAAAGCCATATCACGCCCGGGCTTTTTTGAGGTGGTGCCTTATGTGCTGGAAGAAGATGGTTACGACGAAGTTGGAAACGCCAAGTTGAATCGTGTACGAGCCGATAACTTTGATTTACGCTGGGAATTCTTTCCAACAGCAACCGATCAACTGCTAGCAGGCGTGTTTTATAAGCGCATCCAGGACCCGATAGAGTATGCGGTGGTGCGCCAGGGGGTAAACAATGAGCCTGTTATAAAACCAGACAATTACGGCACTGCCTATAACTATGGCCTGGAGCTGGACTTCTGCAAGTACTTTAACAGGATAGGTTTGAAAGGGAATTACACCTATACCCACTCCCGCATTACCACTACCAAGGCGCTGCGCACCCGCGAAGACCTGAACGACCCGAGTAGCCAGCTAACAGTGATAAATGTGGAACAGGCACGGCCATTGCAGGGGCAGGCAAACCACATTGGCAATGTGTCGCTGCTTTATAAAAACCAGGAGCGAGGCTTAGATGCCCAGCTAGCCTTTGTGTATACTGGAGAACGGCTCGAAACCATTTCTCCTTTCCTCGACAACGACATGTACTCCCGCCCCATCACACAGGTAGACCTGTCGGTGGAGAAGCGGATATCGAAAAAGGCAGAAGTATTTGTGAAAGCCCTCAACCTGCTCAATTCCCCTTACGAGGTGTATATCAAAAAGCCGGTGTACCAGGAAGAAGGCAAAACCATCGCCTATCCTTACCAAACCAACATGAACACCCGAACCCTGATCAGACGCGACGAATATTATCAATCCGTCAGAGCCGGGGTGCGCCTGACCTTCTAA
- a CDS encoding phytase, producing the protein MKNLTTTFSLFTLLVTAACSNQGANHLPATPAEPIVSSEVVKPAIITDTVKHDTDDPAIWINPANPAESLILGTDKNEDGALYVFDLKGKIIADKVVRGLKRPNNVDIAYGFMLNGQPVDIAVVTERMTHRLRIYTLPDMRPIDNGGIPVYEGETGVEYRDLMGIALYKQPSSDKIFAIAGRKTGPTDGTYLWQYLLEDNGQGAVKATIVRKFGNYSGIKEIESIAVDNELGYIYYSDEGTGVRKYYADPAKGNEELALFASTGFGKDHEGISIYKMVDGTGYILVSDQGNNRFHIFPREGAPDKPHQHDLLKIVNVSTLDSDGSDVTSISLNNQFKNGLFVAMSSDKTFQYYRWEDIAGKDLKLAPNGVATSLAKKK; encoded by the coding sequence ATGAAAAATCTGACTACCACCTTTTCGCTATTTACACTTTTAGTAACTGCCGCCTGCAGTAACCAGGGAGCTAACCATTTGCCTGCCACACCTGCCGAACCTATCGTAAGCAGCGAAGTAGTAAAACCTGCTATAATAACCGATACAGTTAAACACGACACCGACGATCCCGCCATCTGGATTAACCCTGCTAACCCTGCTGAGAGCCTGATTCTGGGTACTGATAAAAATGAAGATGGGGCTTTGTATGTATTCGACCTGAAAGGGAAAATCATAGCAGATAAAGTGGTGCGGGGACTGAAGCGGCCTAACAACGTAGATATCGCCTATGGCTTTATGCTAAACGGCCAGCCGGTAGACATTGCGGTGGTAACTGAACGCATGACACACCGTCTCCGCATTTATACTTTACCAGATATGCGCCCTATCGACAATGGCGGCATTCCGGTGTATGAAGGCGAAACAGGCGTAGAATACCGCGACCTGATGGGCATTGCGCTTTACAAACAACCTTCGTCAGATAAAATATTTGCTATAGCTGGTCGCAAAACCGGCCCCACAGATGGTACTTACCTGTGGCAATACCTGCTCGAAGACAACGGACAAGGCGCAGTAAAAGCAACTATAGTGCGCAAATTCGGCAACTACAGCGGCATAAAAGAAATTGAATCGATTGCAGTAGATAACGAACTGGGTTATATCTACTACTCCGACGAAGGCACAGGCGTTCGGAAATACTATGCTGATCCGGCGAAAGGGAACGAAGAACTGGCTTTGTTTGCCTCCACCGGCTTTGGCAAAGATCACGAAGGCATTTCTATCTATAAAATGGTGGATGGCACAGGCTATATCCTGGTATCAGACCAGGGAAACAATCGCTTCCATATTTTCCCGAGAGAGGGTGCCCCGGATAAGCCACACCAGCACGACCTCCTGAAGATTGTGAATGTTTCTACCCTCGACAGCGATGGCTCCGATGTAACCAGCATCTCGCTTAACAATCAGTTCAAAAACGGCCTGTTTGTAGCTATGTCGTCTGATAAAACCTTCCAGTACTACCGCTGGGAAGATATAGCGGGCAAAGACCTGAAACTGGCACCTAACGGTGTAGCCACCTCTCTGGCTAAAAAGAAATAA